In the Helicobacter typhlonius genome, one interval contains:
- a CDS encoding pseudouridine synthase, protein MRLNQYIAHHSTYSRREADKLIQEGRVRVGRVRADSHYVLKEGENVFIDSKKLVPKEHFTCIVYHKPKGELVSKSDTRGRRVIYESLGEKFKHFTYVGRLDFASEGLLILTDSVPVAKALMESPLERSYIVKINAPITQEIIKAMEEGFSCENARTGGHSKSNITSMDFAPFSSYKILKNNPKHSRIKVSITEGKNRELRRFFGAFGVEVLDLRRISYGFVNLNALPCGKKRFFTKDEYKHLHTFLHENNVSTAGKNYNKTKTNQS, encoded by the coding sequence ATGCGCCTTAATCAATACATCGCTCATCACAGCACCTATTCGCGCAGAGAAGCGGACAAACTCATACAAGAAGGGCGCGTAAGAGTTGGGCGCGTAAGGGCAGATTCACACTATGTGCTAAAAGAGGGTGAAAATGTATTTATAGATAGTAAAAAGCTCGTGCCAAAGGAGCATTTTACCTGTATCGTGTATCATAAGCCAAAGGGCGAACTCGTCAGTAAAAGCGATACGCGTGGCAGACGCGTGATATACGAGAGCTTAGGGGAAAAATTTAAGCACTTTACTTATGTGGGGCGATTAGACTTTGCAAGTGAGGGTTTGCTTATTCTCACAGATAGTGTGCCTGTGGCAAAAGCCCTTATGGAATCTCCCCTAGAGCGAAGCTATATTGTTAAGATTAATGCCCCAATCACCCAAGAAATAATAAAGGCTATGGAAGAAGGTTTTTCGTGTGAGAATGCGCGCACTGGTGGGCATAGCAAAAGCAATATTACGAGTATGGACTTCGCACCCTTTTCATCTTATAAGATTCTAAAAAATAATCCCAAACATAGTCGCATTAAAGTGAGTATCACGGAGGGAAAAAACCGCGAGTTGCGACGATTTTTTGGTGCATTTGGCGTGGAGGTGCTAGACCTACGTCGCATAAGCTATGGCTTCGTGAATCTCAATGCACTCCCTTGTGGCAAGAAGCGATTTTTTACCAAAGATGAATATAAACATCTACATACATTTTTGCACGAGAATAATGTAAGCACTGCGGGTAAAAACTACAATAAAACTAAAACAAATCAAAGCTAA